In one window of Microbacterium maritypicum DNA:
- a CDS encoding response regulator transcription factor — MRLLLVEDEVDLADTLADGLRREGYLVDVARDGASALTAAASNDVDVIVLDRDLPVLSGDAVCRTLVAQEYPARILMLTAAGTLNDRVEGLDLGADDYLAKPFAYVELLARLRALGRRGQSTRASAVLEFAGVRLDVVRRIVERDGSPIRLTLKEFGVLETLLAAEGGYVSADDLLDEVWDEPLERTRGVVKIVVHTLRRKLGSPAVIHSAAGHGYRVGTQ; from the coding sequence ATGCGACTGCTGCTGGTGGAAGACGAGGTCGATCTGGCCGACACCCTCGCCGATGGCCTGCGCCGCGAGGGCTACCTGGTGGATGTCGCACGCGACGGGGCGAGCGCCCTGACCGCCGCCGCGTCGAACGATGTGGACGTGATCGTGCTCGACCGTGACCTACCGGTGCTGAGCGGCGATGCCGTATGCCGCACACTCGTGGCGCAGGAGTATCCGGCGCGCATCCTCATGCTCACCGCGGCCGGCACTCTCAACGACCGCGTCGAGGGTCTCGATCTCGGCGCCGACGACTACCTCGCCAAGCCGTTCGCGTACGTCGAGCTGCTGGCCCGCCTGCGCGCTCTCGGTCGCCGCGGACAGTCGACGCGGGCGAGTGCGGTCCTGGAGTTCGCGGGCGTGCGCCTCGACGTCGTGCGCCGCATCGTGGAGCGGGACGGCAGCCCGATCCGGCTCACGCTCAAGGAGTTCGGGGTGCTCGAGACGCTGCTCGCCGCGGAGGGCGGCTACGTCAGCGCCGACGATCTGCTCGACGAGGTGTGGGACGAACCTCTCGAGCGCACCCGTGGCGTGGTCAAGATCGTGGTGCACACGCTGCGACGCAAACTCGGCTCACCCGCGGTCATCCACTCCGCGGCGGGGCACGGCTATCGAGTGGGGACGCAATGA
- a CDS encoding sensor histidine kinase gives MSFRTRLVIIIAGVFIAAGAALLTVQYLVVQSLFASAINTTAATCVPSMSITQISQEASATDPEGVSPFTGSSTLLYGDSSTGCAYFAETADAAGLPAATPMQTVTIDAVEGAVLQQSTFLADEVGGGLLLWSVVVLVAFTGVAAAIAFWLARRSLDRIGEVTAAARDISERDLGRRLDLPGPDDEIKELGDTIDGMLDRLQSAFTAQDRFVANASHELRTPLTTTRTALEIPLEQGAVPADLQANMQRALRATEQSERLITALLSLARARTGLDEVEPVELRTLIEDEVEDLGAGEIAVHANLRELTVDGDTVLLARAVRNLLENAIRHNVPDGELWVRCRRERGRAIIEVENTGAPITPATVELLTEPFYRGDASRTSTGPDGTGLGLAIVQSIAKTHGGEVRLRARKGGGLIAAIVLPL, from the coding sequence ATGAGCTTCCGCACCCGACTGGTGATCATCATCGCCGGAGTCTTCATCGCCGCGGGCGCCGCCCTGCTCACGGTGCAGTATCTGGTGGTGCAGTCGCTGTTCGCCTCCGCGATCAACACGACCGCAGCGACCTGCGTGCCGTCGATGTCGATCACTCAGATCTCGCAGGAGGCAAGCGCGACCGACCCCGAGGGCGTCTCACCCTTCACCGGCAGCAGCACGCTCCTCTACGGGGACAGCAGCACCGGATGCGCGTACTTCGCAGAGACCGCCGATGCCGCCGGGCTCCCGGCGGCCACTCCGATGCAGACGGTGACGATCGACGCCGTCGAGGGCGCGGTGCTGCAACAGTCGACGTTCCTCGCGGATGAGGTCGGCGGCGGGCTGCTGTTGTGGTCGGTCGTGGTGCTCGTGGCCTTCACCGGTGTCGCCGCCGCGATCGCGTTCTGGCTCGCGCGACGCTCCCTCGACCGGATCGGGGAGGTCACCGCCGCGGCGCGGGACATCTCGGAGCGCGACCTCGGGCGCCGCCTCGACCTGCCTGGTCCCGACGACGAGATCAAGGAGCTGGGCGACACGATCGACGGGATGCTGGACCGGCTGCAGTCGGCGTTCACCGCGCAGGATCGCTTCGTGGCGAACGCCTCGCACGAGTTGCGCACCCCGCTCACCACGACCAGGACGGCCCTGGAGATCCCGCTCGAACAGGGCGCGGTGCCGGCAGACCTGCAGGCGAACATGCAGCGCGCCCTCCGCGCCACCGAGCAGAGCGAGCGCCTCATCACAGCCCTGCTCTCCCTCGCCCGAGCCCGCACCGGGCTGGACGAGGTCGAACCCGTCGAGCTGCGCACCCTCATCGAGGACGAGGTCGAAGACCTCGGCGCCGGGGAGATCGCGGTGCACGCGAATCTGCGCGAGCTCACGGTCGATGGCGACACGGTGCTGCTGGCCAGGGCCGTGCGCAACCTGCTCGAGAACGCCATCCGCCACAACGTGCCGGATGGCGAACTGTGGGTGCGGTGCCGACGCGAGCGTGGTCGTGCCATCATCGAGGTCGAGAACACCGGGGCGCCGATCACTCCCGCCACCGTGGAGCTGCTCACCGAGCCGTTCTATCGTGGCGACGCGAGCCGCACCTCCACCGGCCCCGACGGCACCGGGCTGGGGCTCGCGATCGTGCAGAGCATCGCGAAGACCCACGGCGGCGAAGTTCGCCTGCGGGCCCGCAAGGGCGGCGGCCTGATCGCCGCGATCGTCCTCCCGCTCTGA
- a CDS encoding glycine betaine ABC transporter substrate-binding protein codes for MKKKILAITAVGIAASLTLAGCSGDGAGGTGGDSNADDKGTITLGFLPSWTDGLSTAYLLQDQLEKIGYTVEMKTLTEAGPLYTGLAQGDVDMYPSAWPELTHATYMEKYGDDIEDLGKYYDNAKLTLAVPEYSELTSIEDLVGKGSEFDGKIYGIEPGAGLTAQTQKMMPEYGLDSEYELVTSSTAAMLTELKTATDKQEDIVVTLWRPFWANDAFPVKDLEDPKGAMGKAEGLHFLGTKGFAEEFPEAAELIEKIKLDDEQYGALEDLVVNEYGEGKEADAVDAWLKQYGDQFDWTVTS; via the coding sequence ATGAAGAAGAAGATCCTCGCAATCACAGCAGTCGGCATCGCGGCATCCCTCACCCTCGCGGGATGCAGCGGTGACGGCGCCGGTGGCACGGGCGGCGACAGCAACGCCGACGACAAGGGCACGATCACCCTGGGCTTCCTGCCCTCGTGGACCGACGGCCTGAGCACCGCATACCTGCTGCAGGACCAGCTCGAGAAGATCGGCTACACGGTCGAGATGAAGACGCTCACCGAGGCGGGCCCGCTCTACACCGGCCTCGCGCAGGGTGACGTCGACATGTACCCGTCGGCCTGGCCCGAGCTCACCCACGCCACGTACATGGAGAAGTACGGCGACGACATCGAGGACCTGGGCAAGTACTACGACAACGCCAAGCTCACGCTCGCGGTGCCGGAGTACTCCGAGCTCACCTCGATCGAGGACCTCGTGGGCAAGGGCTCCGAGTTCGACGGCAAGATCTACGGCATCGAGCCGGGTGCGGGACTCACCGCGCAGACCCAGAAGATGATGCCCGAGTACGGACTCGACAGCGAGTACGAGCTGGTCACCTCGTCGACCGCGGCCATGCTCACCGAGCTGAAGACCGCGACCGACAAGCAGGAGGACATCGTCGTCACGCTGTGGCGTCCGTTCTGGGCCAACGACGCCTTCCCCGTGAAGGACCTCGAAGACCCGAAGGGCGCGATGGGCAAGGCCGAGGGCCTGCACTTCCTGGGTACCAAGGGCTTCGCCGAGGAGTTCCCCGAGGCTGCAGAGCTGATCGAGAAGATCAAGCTCGACGACGAGCAGTATGGCGCGCTCGAGGACCTCGTGGTCAACGAGTACGGCGAGGGCAAGGAAGCGGATGCCGTCGACGCATGGCTGAAGCAGTACGGCGACCAGTTCGACTGGACCGTCACCAGCTGA
- a CDS encoding ABC transporter permease produces the protein MDDFRIPVGTWIESGVDWIKDNLDGLLDVISFVMSFLVDGLTRMLLTPHFAVIIVIAALIAWVVRSWQLAIGTVVSFGLIVAMDLWVPAMQTLALVLVAAVIAVLIAVPLGIWSARNATVRAVLKPVLDFMQTMPAFVYLIPAIVFFGIGVVPGLVATVIFALPPGVRLTELGIRGVDSETVEAGHAFGAKPGQILRGIQLPLAMPTIMAGVNQVIMLALSMAVIAGMAGADGLGKMVVEAISTINIPKGVEAGLGVVLIAVFLDRVTAALGAPGENRSSLLGMLARRRTPRDGGGGTASAPAPEVTAQQDAADEAERAATSPRRNAVGGGVH, from the coding sequence ATGGATGACTTCCGCATCCCCGTCGGAACCTGGATCGAATCCGGCGTCGACTGGATCAAGGACAACCTCGACGGTCTGCTCGACGTGATCTCGTTCGTGATGAGCTTCCTCGTCGACGGCCTCACGCGCATGCTGCTGACCCCGCACTTCGCGGTCATCATCGTGATCGCCGCGCTCATCGCCTGGGTCGTGCGCTCGTGGCAGCTCGCGATCGGAACGGTCGTCTCCTTCGGCCTGATCGTGGCGATGGATCTGTGGGTCCCCGCCATGCAGACCCTCGCGCTCGTGCTCGTCGCCGCCGTGATCGCGGTGCTGATCGCCGTGCCGCTGGGCATCTGGTCGGCACGCAACGCGACCGTGCGCGCGGTGCTCAAGCCCGTGCTCGACTTCATGCAGACCATGCCGGCGTTCGTGTACCTGATCCCGGCGATCGTGTTCTTCGGCATCGGCGTGGTGCCGGGCCTCGTGGCCACCGTGATCTTCGCGCTGCCCCCGGGCGTGCGACTGACCGAGCTCGGCATCCGCGGTGTCGACTCCGAGACCGTCGAGGCCGGACACGCGTTCGGTGCCAAGCCGGGTCAGATCCTGCGCGGCATCCAGCTCCCCCTCGCGATGCCGACCATCATGGCCGGCGTCAACCAGGTCATCATGCTCGCCCTGTCGATGGCGGTCATCGCCGGAATGGCGGGTGCGGACGGCCTCGGGAAGATGGTGGTCGAGGCGATCTCGACCATCAACATCCCCAAGGGTGTCGAGGCCGGTCTCGGCGTCGTGCTGATCGCCGTCTTCCTCGATCGCGTCACCGCAGCGCTGGGCGCACCGGGCGAGAACCGCTCCTCGCTGCTGGGCATGCTCGCGCGGCGCCGCACGCCGCGCGACGGTGGTGGCGGAACAGCATCCGCCCCCGCCCCCGAGGTCACCGCGCAGCAGGATGCCGCGGACGAGGCGGAGCGCGCTGCGACCTCGCCTCGCCGCAACGCCGTCGGCGGCGGAGTGCACTGA
- a CDS encoding quaternary amine ABC transporter ATP-binding protein, whose protein sequence is MSEIALEARNLYKVFGKNPSTAVRRLKAGESRAAVADAGTAAVIDASFTVNRGEIFVIMGLSGSGKSTIIRMLNGLHDVTSGTVTVNGDPITGIPSSKLREIRRDRISMVFQHFALLPHRSVAANVAYPLELKGVGKVERLAKAEEILSLVGLEGQGEKLPSELSGGMQQRVGIARALAADSDILLMDEAFSALDPLIRREMQEQLLELQQKLQKTIVFITHDLNEAMFLGDRIAVMRDGRIVQIGTPEDILMDPANDYVEQFVQDVDRARVLTAANVMERPRPVVPHTAGPRTALRQMRDAYMSATYVVGRDRQLVGVVTDRDAVKLVRNGATTLDSILKPVLQSVREDEVLMNLFVPAVESPLPLAVTDADGRLVGVIPRVTLLAALGPGPGATEEITLPLMPMPQAEIDAVLDDGWTADPADAPTTEEVR, encoded by the coding sequence GTGTCCGAAATCGCTCTCGAAGCGCGCAATCTGTACAAGGTTTTCGGTAAGAATCCGAGCACCGCCGTCCGTCGGTTGAAAGCCGGTGAGAGCCGCGCCGCCGTCGCGGATGCCGGTACCGCAGCGGTCATCGACGCCAGCTTCACCGTCAACCGCGGTGAGATCTTCGTCATCATGGGGCTGTCCGGATCGGGCAAGTCCACCATCATCCGCATGCTCAACGGGCTGCACGATGTCACCTCCGGAACCGTCACGGTGAACGGCGATCCCATCACGGGCATTCCGTCGTCGAAGCTCCGCGAGATCCGTCGCGACCGCATCTCGATGGTGTTCCAGCACTTCGCCCTGCTGCCGCACCGCTCCGTCGCCGCGAACGTCGCCTACCCGCTCGAGCTGAAGGGCGTCGGCAAGGTCGAGCGCCTGGCCAAGGCCGAGGAGATCCTCTCCCTGGTGGGTCTCGAGGGCCAGGGCGAGAAGCTCCCGTCCGAGCTCTCCGGTGGCATGCAGCAGCGCGTGGGGATCGCCCGCGCGCTCGCCGCCGACAGCGACATCCTGCTGATGGACGAGGCATTCAGTGCGCTCGACCCGCTGATCCGTCGCGAGATGCAGGAGCAGCTGCTCGAACTGCAGCAGAAGCTGCAGAAGACGATCGTCTTCATCACGCACGACCTGAACGAGGCCATGTTCCTCGGCGACCGGATCGCCGTGATGCGCGACGGCCGCATCGTGCAGATCGGCACCCCCGAGGACATCCTGATGGACCCGGCCAACGACTACGTCGAGCAGTTCGTGCAGGACGTCGACCGCGCTCGCGTGCTCACCGCCGCGAACGTGATGGAGCGCCCGCGCCCCGTCGTGCCGCACACCGCAGGTCCGCGCACCGCGCTGCGCCAGATGCGCGATGCGTACATGTCGGCGACCTACGTGGTCGGTCGCGACCGCCAGCTCGTCGGTGTCGTCACCGACCGGGATGCGGTCAAGCTCGTGCGCAACGGCGCGACCACTCTCGACTCGATCCTCAAGCCCGTGCTGCAGAGCGTGCGCGAGGACGAGGTGCTGATGAACCTGTTCGTCCCCGCCGTCGAGTCGCCGCTGCCGCTCGCGGTGACCGATGCCGACGGCCGCCTGGTGGGCGTGATCCCGCGTGTGACCCTGCTCGCCGCCCTCGGCCCCGGCCCCGGAGCGACCGAGGAGATCACCCTCCCGCTGATGCCGATGCCGCAGGCCGAGATCGATGCCGTGCTCGATGACGGGTGGACCGCCGACCCGGCCGATGCCCCGACCACGGAGGAGGTGCGCTGA
- a CDS encoding class I SAM-dependent methyltransferase, giving the protein MPEFPYSRLRRWPDVEADNLQAYDATDLLLVERALALDAPGSETVVIGDEYGAITLALTAAGRRGIRVHQDLATGRRALSRNAEVLGLAGFTAHELDAELLAGAKVVLLQLPKALAELEEITDAVVRWAAPDVVLIAGGRVKHMTLTQNEVLGRRFAQVQAQRAERKSRLIVASEPLPAPSTPPFPVSAQHDGLTLVAHGGAFAGARLDIGTRVLLEALGAQATGAAVDVLDLGCGTGALAVSYALAHPEARVTATDRSAAAVASARATAAVNGVADRVVVTLDDAASDVPDASVDVVLLNPPFHLGASVHTGAATRLFEAAARVLRPGGELFTVYNSSLAYRPELTRLIGATTQVTRTAKFTVTRSIRRSDTPDS; this is encoded by the coding sequence GTGCCGGAGTTCCCCTACAGCCGCCTGCGCCGCTGGCCCGACGTCGAGGCGGACAACCTCCAGGCGTATGACGCGACCGATCTGCTGCTCGTCGAACGGGCGCTCGCCCTCGATGCTCCAGGTTCCGAGACCGTCGTGATCGGTGACGAGTACGGCGCGATCACCCTGGCGCTGACGGCTGCCGGACGACGCGGCATCCGGGTGCATCAGGACCTCGCGACCGGTCGTCGGGCCCTGAGCCGCAACGCCGAGGTGCTCGGGCTCGCCGGCTTCACCGCACACGAGCTCGACGCCGAGCTGCTCGCCGGGGCGAAGGTCGTGCTGCTGCAGCTGCCGAAGGCGCTCGCGGAACTCGAGGAGATCACGGATGCGGTGGTCCGCTGGGCGGCGCCCGACGTCGTGCTCATCGCGGGAGGTCGCGTGAAGCACATGACCCTCACCCAGAACGAGGTGCTCGGGCGCCGTTTCGCGCAGGTGCAGGCCCAGCGCGCGGAGCGCAAGTCGCGGCTGATCGTGGCGTCGGAGCCGCTCCCCGCCCCGTCGACACCGCCGTTCCCCGTGAGCGCGCAGCACGACGGGCTCACTCTGGTGGCGCACGGCGGGGCCTTCGCGGGCGCGCGCCTCGACATCGGCACCCGGGTGCTGCTGGAGGCGCTCGGCGCTCAGGCGACGGGGGCGGCGGTCGACGTGCTCGACCTCGGCTGCGGCACCGGGGCGCTCGCGGTCTCGTACGCGCTCGCCCATCCCGAGGCGCGCGTGACGGCGACCGACCGGTCGGCAGCGGCCGTGGCCTCCGCGCGGGCGACGGCGGCCGTGAACGGGGTCGCCGACCGGGTCGTGGTCACCCTCGACGATGCTGCCTCGGACGTCCCGGATGCGAGCGTCGACGTGGTGCTGCTGAACCCGCCGTTCCACCTCGGGGCGAGCGTCCACACGGGGGCGGCGACCCGCCTGTTCGAGGCCGCGGCGCGCGTGCTCCGACCCGGCGGAGAGCTCTTCACGGTCTACAACTCCTCGCTCGCGTATCGTCCGGAACTCACCCGGCTGATCGGTGCGACCACGCAGGTGACACGCACGGCGAAGTTCACCGTGACGCGCAGCATCCGCCGTTCCGACACGCCCGATTCCTGA
- a CDS encoding ABC transporter ATP-binding protein — translation MTTVIATQDLAKHYGTVHALDGLDLTVEHGQVHGFLGPNGAGKSTAIRILLGLARRTSGQATVFGEDPWERAVDLHRRIAYVPGDVSVWPNLSGGEAVDLLARLRGARTSDPGYQREKKRLLDAFQFDPRKKGRAYSKGNRQKVALIAAFAVPADLYIFDEPTSGLDPLMAVIFQHEVARAHANGATVLLSSHIMSEVEQLCDRVSIIRAGRIVETGTLTQLRHLTRSDVSFTPAGATLDQVSRIPDVHDAQQQGDRIRLAVDSDRTATVLPALAALGIDDLRVAPPSLEELFLRHYGDDLATLEAAEEGGRDDTAPTTRRERRALKGRA, via the coding sequence ATGACCACCGTCATCGCCACCCAGGACCTCGCCAAGCACTACGGCACCGTGCATGCGCTCGACGGTCTCGACCTCACCGTCGAGCACGGTCAGGTGCACGGCTTCCTGGGGCCGAACGGGGCAGGCAAGTCGACCGCGATCCGCATCCTGCTCGGCCTCGCCCGGCGCACCTCCGGCCAGGCGACCGTGTTCGGCGAAGACCCCTGGGAGCGTGCCGTCGACCTGCATCGACGCATCGCGTACGTTCCCGGCGACGTCAGCGTGTGGCCGAACCTGTCCGGAGGCGAGGCCGTCGATCTGCTCGCCCGTCTGCGGGGGGCCCGCACGAGCGACCCCGGGTACCAGCGCGAGAAGAAGCGGCTCCTGGACGCCTTCCAGTTCGACCCACGCAAGAAGGGCCGCGCCTACTCGAAGGGCAACCGGCAGAAGGTCGCGTTGATCGCGGCGTTCGCGGTGCCCGCCGACCTCTACATCTTCGACGAGCCCACCAGCGGACTCGATCCGCTGATGGCGGTCATCTTCCAGCACGAAGTCGCCCGCGCCCATGCGAACGGCGCGACCGTGCTGCTGTCGAGCCACATCATGAGCGAAGTCGAGCAGCTGTGCGACCGGGTGTCGATCATCCGCGCCGGCCGTATCGTCGAGACCGGCACGCTCACGCAGCTGCGACACCTCACCCGCAGCGACGTGTCGTTCACCCCCGCCGGGGCCACCCTCGACCAGGTGTCCCGCATCCCCGATGTGCACGACGCCCAGCAGCAGGGCGACCGCATCCGCCTCGCCGTCGACAGCGACCGCACGGCCACCGTGCTCCCCGCCCTCGCCGCGCTCGGCATCGATGACCTCCGGGTCGCCCCGCCCTCGCTCGAGGAGCTGTTCCTGCGCCACTACGGCGACGACCTCGCCACACTCGAAGCCGCAGAAGAGGGCGGCCGCGATGACACGGCACCCACCACCCGTCGCGAGCGTCGCGCCCTGAAGGGTCGCGCGTGA
- a CDS encoding ABC transporter permease — MSAFGVLLRQRLRRDRLQLTLWIVGTALMAFAGYAGVSQSYATVADRQSILAAALANPVILMFRGLPSGTSEGAFLAFAVLPWLALLAALMSTFLAVRHTRGDEEAGRAELVWATPAGRRLPTIATVVHGLLANVVLAALTALALIATGLPAAGALLAGAAAGATGIAFLGVGLLAAQLMRTSRGANSLTIWVLVATFLIRGIGNAAGTPSDDLTRITSAWPAWLSPFGWAEQTRPYDTDLAWPVLLGIAFGLVLAVASVALQSVRDVDAGFVAERPGRVSARPALASPHALVWRLTSGSIVGWAIGGAITGILATTLSGVVDRISGENPAVADILKKIGGASGGLDEVVVTVFFTLLGILAACAAVQTVVRARQEEARGTAEAVLATPVGRVRWLADYMMVGVAAVLIVVAAAVLAGWVGAWSNGGDESLYRIVAVAGFGQAVAASIFAVLTALVFVLLPRATTAVAWSLVLLAALLGMFGPLFGLPEWSANLSPFAVTPVVDGGGVDVRGLWWLVLALAAGGAAALTLMRRRELALGA; from the coding sequence ATGTCCGCATTCGGCGTGCTGCTCCGACAGCGGCTGCGACGAGACCGGCTGCAGCTGACGCTGTGGATCGTGGGCACCGCGCTCATGGCTTTCGCGGGATACGCCGGCGTCAGCCAGTCGTACGCGACCGTCGCCGATCGGCAGAGCATCCTCGCCGCGGCACTCGCGAACCCCGTGATCCTGATGTTCCGCGGGCTGCCGTCCGGCACGTCCGAAGGAGCCTTCCTCGCCTTCGCGGTCCTCCCGTGGCTGGCACTGCTCGCCGCCCTTATGAGCACGTTCCTGGCGGTGCGGCACACGCGCGGCGATGAGGAGGCGGGACGGGCGGAACTCGTATGGGCCACTCCGGCCGGACGCCGACTGCCAACCATCGCGACCGTCGTGCACGGCCTCCTGGCGAACGTGGTGCTGGCCGCGCTCACCGCGCTCGCGTTGATCGCCACCGGACTTCCGGCCGCAGGCGCGCTCCTCGCGGGGGCGGCGGCCGGCGCGACCGGGATCGCGTTCCTCGGCGTCGGCCTGCTCGCCGCGCAGCTCATGCGCACATCGCGCGGGGCGAACTCCCTGACGATCTGGGTACTCGTGGCGACCTTCCTGATCCGCGGCATCGGCAACGCGGCGGGAACCCCGAGCGACGACCTGACCCGCATCACGAGCGCCTGGCCCGCCTGGCTCTCGCCGTTCGGCTGGGCCGAGCAGACGCGCCCCTACGACACCGATCTGGCCTGGCCGGTGCTGCTGGGCATCGCGTTCGGCCTCGTGCTCGCCGTCGCATCCGTCGCCCTGCAATCCGTGCGCGACGTCGATGCCGGCTTCGTCGCGGAGCGCCCGGGCCGGGTCTCGGCACGACCGGCGCTCGCGTCGCCGCACGCGCTGGTGTGGCGGCTCACCTCGGGTTCGATCGTGGGATGGGCGATCGGCGGGGCGATCACGGGCATCCTCGCCACGACGCTGAGCGGGGTGGTCGACCGGATCTCGGGCGAGAACCCCGCCGTCGCCGACATCCTGAAGAAGATCGGCGGCGCCTCGGGAGGACTCGACGAGGTCGTGGTGACCGTGTTCTTCACGCTGCTGGGCATCCTCGCCGCCTGCGCGGCGGTACAGACCGTGGTGCGCGCCCGCCAGGAAGAGGCGCGTGGCACCGCCGAGGCCGTGCTCGCCACCCCGGTCGGACGCGTGCGCTGGCTCGCCGACTACATGATGGTCGGCGTGGCCGCGGTGCTGATCGTCGTCGCCGCCGCCGTGCTCGCCGGGTGGGTCGGCGCCTGGTCGAACGGCGGCGACGAGTCGCTGTATCGCATCGTGGCGGTGGCCGGATTCGGGCAGGCGGTCGCTGCCTCGATCTTCGCGGTGCTGACCGCCCTGGTGTTCGTGCTGCTCCCGCGGGCGACGACCGCCGTGGCGTGGAGCCTCGTGCTGCTGGCGGCCCTGCTCGGCATGTTCGGGCCGCTGTTCGGACTGCCCGAGTGGAGCGCGAACCTTTCGCCGTTCGCGGTGACCCCGGTGGTCGACGGCGGCGGAGTGGACGTGCGCGGCCTGTGGTGGCTCGTGCTCGCCCTGGCCGCAGGAGGCGCGGCAGCACTGACGTTGATGCGGCGACGCGAGCTCGCCCTCGGCGCGTAG
- a CDS encoding GbsR/MarR family transcriptional regulator codes for MPDDSAESLDTTDIDTADLETAAVHRGIEPAEKAAAMMTAAGMPRMPARVMMALIAAPAGGYTASQLGERLGVSAAAVSGAVRYLQQLHFVQRRSRPGERRDRYEFVHDPFTISIAGNMPVYSRLSAYIDDIAAAHTDDQGAHDRAVELAEFFRFLSARMLQIVDDWHEQRRERD; via the coding sequence ATGCCCGACGACAGCGCCGAGAGCCTCGACACCACAGACATCGACACCGCCGACCTCGAGACCGCCGCGGTGCATCGAGGGATCGAACCGGCGGAGAAGGCGGCGGCCATGATGACCGCTGCGGGAATGCCCCGCATGCCGGCGCGGGTGATGATGGCGCTGATCGCCGCGCCCGCGGGCGGGTACACGGCCTCCCAGCTCGGCGAGCGTCTCGGCGTCTCGGCTGCGGCCGTCTCCGGTGCGGTGCGCTACCTGCAGCAGCTGCACTTCGTCCAGCGCCGCTCACGGCCGGGGGAGCGCCGCGACCGCTACGAGTTCGTGCACGACCCGTTCACGATTTCGATCGCGGGGAACATGCCCGTGTACTCCCGCCTGTCCGCGTACATCGACGACATCGCCGCCGCGCACACCGACGACCAGGGCGCCCACGACCGGGCCGTCGAGCTCGCCGAGTTCTTCCGCTTCCTCTCCGCGCGCATGCTGCAGATCGTCGATGACTGGCACGAGCAGCGCCGCGAACGCGACTGA
- a CDS encoding GntR family transcriptional regulator, with protein MIEEGKPLFVQIAEQIEDSIVDGSLAEEAQAPSTNELAAFYRINPATAAKGVAVLTDKGVLYKRRGIGMFVAEGARDLLLGERRAAFADRYIDPLLAEARTLGLGAEDLAALLRQRAALTTDAEGKTSA; from the coding sequence GTGATCGAAGAAGGCAAGCCGCTCTTCGTCCAGATCGCCGAGCAGATCGAGGACTCGATCGTCGACGGCTCACTCGCCGAAGAGGCCCAGGCCCCCTCCACGAACGAGCTGGCCGCGTTCTACCGGATCAACCCCGCCACCGCAGCGAAGGGAGTCGCCGTGCTCACCGACAAGGGAGTGCTCTACAAGCGCCGAGGCATCGGCATGTTCGTCGCGGAGGGCGCCAGGGATCTCCTCCTCGGCGAGCGCCGCGCCGCGTTCGCCGACCGCTACATCGACCCGCTCCTCGCCGAAGCCCGGACGCTCGGGCTCGGCGCCGAAGACCTCGCGGCCCTGCTCCGGCAGCGTGCCGCACTGACCACTGACGCAGAAGGGAAGACCTCCGCATGA
- a CDS encoding ABC transporter ATP-binding protein — MTAVIEVHNLSKRYKEKRALDNVSLAIEGGAIYGLLGRNGAGKTTLMSILTAQNFESSGTVKVFGEHPYENAHVLSRICFVRESQKYPDDAHPKHAFKAASLFFPNWDQALADELIAQFQLPMKQTIKKLSRGQLSAVGVIIGLASRAEITFFDEPYLGLDAVARQIFYDRLIEDYAEHPRTVILSSHLIDEVSNLIEKVIVIDNGQILLNEDTDAVRDRAVTVVGDAAKVDAWVGTREVLHREALGRVASVTVLGAVSAEERAEIAAAGLDLAPVSLQQLIVRLTQKVEADATRSAATKEEVR; from the coding sequence ATGACCGCCGTCATCGAGGTGCACAACCTCAGCAAGCGCTACAAGGAGAAGCGAGCGCTCGACAACGTGTCGCTCGCCATCGAGGGAGGCGCGATCTACGGCCTCCTCGGCCGCAACGGTGCGGGGAAGACGACACTCATGTCGATCCTCACCGCTCAGAACTTCGAGTCGTCCGGCACCGTGAAGGTGTTCGGTGAGCACCCGTACGAGAACGCGCACGTGCTCAGCCGGATCTGCTTCGTCCGCGAGAGCCAGAAGTACCCGGACGACGCCCACCCCAAGCACGCGTTCAAGGCCGCGAGCCTGTTCTTCCCGAACTGGGATCAGGCCCTCGCCGACGAGCTCATCGCCCAGTTCCAGCTGCCGATGAAGCAGACCATCAAGAAGCTCTCCCGCGGTCAGCTCTCCGCGGTCGGGGTGATCATCGGACTCGCCTCGCGCGCCGAGATCACCTTCTTCGACGAGCCCTACCTCGGCCTCGACGCCGTCGCCAGGCAGATCTTCTACGACCGCCTGATCGAGGACTACGCCGAGCACCCGCGCACCGTCATCCTCTCGTCGCACCTGATCGACGAGGTCTCGAACCTCATCGAGAAGGTCATCGTGATCGACAACGGCCAGATCCTCCTGAACGAGGACACGGATGCGGTCCGCGACCGCGCCGTGACCGTGGTGGGCGACGCCGCGAAAGTCGACGCCTGGGTCGGCACCCGAGAGGTGCTGCACCGCGAGGCGCTCGGGCGCGTGGCATCCGTCACCGTCCTCGGCGCCGTATCCGCGGAGGAGCGCGCGGAGATCGCGGCAGCAGGGCTCGACCTCGCGCCGGTCTCGCTGCAGCAGCTGATCGTGCGTCTCACCCAGAAGGTCGAGGCCGACGCCACGAGATCCGCCGCCACGAAAGAGGAGGTGCGCTGA